One segment of Neodiprion fabricii isolate iyNeoFabr1 chromosome 1, iyNeoFabr1.1, whole genome shotgun sequence DNA contains the following:
- the LOC124188052 gene encoding nuclear mitotic apparatus protein 1-like isoform X2 encodes MDEDEKRQRALEAGREMLAKYKAERLYSAHNSSGNQSAEPSDAESSRNEAQVRSTETRGANVSMNVSLRDLTHSSVSMSEGEGEGDLEGMAGRVAELEELLEGKEAVVEALNAEIENLRGEASSPNSSQSRASSINYKDLVLTYHAKLQEFERAVNQRDNLIEDLTASLEQTLSARDYLLTQVNTLNAMQLEQRTTPVEDIEPFHVKIEKLENELANQKMLTEEFKLQMNKSNEDRKKLEMESETQKAEINDYKLQINQLNERIRIGAAENNLNITETLEQQKQYEARVDKIKRDMQIILEKFTTETKANAEKHQNELKELSSSHSNELSRVKEDYKKQLKLVIEENRTLSDHLNRDLPDLETRHAKELSVFQTQLTTYKKTVEALKLELVNHSEAQRTAQAEVVLYKSRVEDLTLQMEANRRQHSLKSKAEKEMLQEQIKLHKIQLDEITSKYVAASSVLESKESIERSLEQALTNVTVLKQDNEALKFKLDDLSAKYSAAQSLIENSQVHERSMSSKIFDLEKSLSRFSGVSFNTGSEFNETTYQTFDEVALQFQMTKQRLEEKALMEKQLVERINGLENDVSKTTEDLVQANERLEKTTQELHKVNQELEKTNQVNRTYEKQLNDLKNSQDKSKGKLDQVDETTPGSTELFQGSLYFGQDEETPKEITDLPKGAKSGEVQLLKDKIELFERENKNLQNQLDQLKNDKLECAKKIIALNEKLKESEEESAQLKKGLAAAWEQCAEVEEKLNQTLAANESCLNESALNISIQDSKLPDQLETINDSARAQEILDKMDVKLIEKGVQAEVTNIQDLEKKIDDLNTEKAAIVKENENLIKLQRNYEEVSEKLEKLQQNFDKLQQERQRLIEENEYLTNKQSKEDINSLQLEIEKLTKEKESLVNEKIALIKQNEGLIEEHAKEMDEIKAQTVNDVQKLKSLSLGTSDNALSLSDLKAELETRHSKEMEELRTYFEQKCLQMEKQYSEEVFSQQSKKMSDNDSEIEELTDDLYFGGGGDCLNVLDVPGRSSKTDSELKSKIDSNEDENIAKSMAEGSEKVASIQQELFLKVEELEKLKSEYEEKLVEQQKLHNSMVQKLSERTEKRGLIKLVNQPCQTDLDPIAVESGELTELRAAYSHQLEEQVALAKLDIVNALQEQIQRDIGIMQALLSADETDAQQSWPAELLELRDKFTDGSKREIQELKEQHIAELARLKEEHTRLLNRTIERHEDELTKIRVASRGGGKTGSEDGNLSSENVLIRERDNLHKTCLTLKNLVTELINYFTMCEEEVNNTLISEVLKTQLSKSMEMKDDQEETSTKETGDKTEDFQNTTCPAEKQTPSKPTVTKIKRVHFAPRYSGIQTLMNDDNTLFELIERDKDVTHELKVELDNCLDRLKSEAAQILGVSSTPEESKIDMLAKQVLWSSKVNEELGVKFEEAENMIFNYEQENEHLKVKIHELQLKLTSIENKKEIISEGYGEHEESGVDVTTENLSQLQERVRTVISNGGGENSYLLQLIEDLCRQGDKAADEAKKEKEDLQLQQVSFDPTPPPYIHRVCCRKIEAADKQLRATRKFLEEQAGEREAERDEAARKIEVLIEQLREKDREKERDQRITSESSLSPVPPSTYAVTRVLRPTDIEATVEALESQMHEMSSMMSEAEARKSEVESELKAAIDKIWVLRDIITDLEQQVQAKTEREDALQTQINQMEELINVQTKNQQELAQELDAIKMGSENVHLNEHIDHLQEELRKHKLSTEHFDVNSLAMKQIKLELRDMDVQLDKRIKDLEALHMCGSNLSLSQPSEDVSVREQIDASRCPTPDDPQSPPTLPLDHILKLKEKMIKHGRAEEVAFRRIKDLEMQMTALKNQNEELQAEQEILQQTNSEQLFQIEAMRGRLEQQKQSAPFAQRQATSRLELQLHEVNAKVHSLEREVADKDLQIKDTEMRLERANKLLLEKEGEIASVVQVENNTIQKLRDRLEVIEGEKKLLEEKVGSQERVQQELPQLLDSMLEDKNEEIDHLKDQLSKKEKQLEIYLSLNLDESQLKELMKQAEPKNSARTLSDILSINSECEEFPEAIREHVNLTQTLPYNISNLRTAGDASQLKYVSQISPMVMIEPNKTSTDVPRLELHSQSRSLSESCIPRSHSSTGVELVRSVSESKSPTNEENDGSNHENLRSRNVIENEANDENLSVERLSMETGESGVFKEGETSAEGINESANQCPRHGNRSNESLSPRKSGEESNQRLIQDMENQLRKVKEELEIKSKKLTERETELNTMQHDLLELRTELKETIETLTWDKFFYKEQFELAQASESKIKSDLLEVENNLKFKTEELIEYKGKMQTNEKIITELKKENSRMIEEFDEKLKTQLKKIDVTLQEKAQELKNLKEIIFEKDITIETLGTRNIEIENENKQLYEYKTRFETCREELSNCQIEVQRLTEGLNNRDLLIRRLEDMARRSSLSGASSPSENKDQEIHHLQEHLKEKDKVIRQMSDDSKSLQRALETIQNKMKESGNVVELRKKLKDERKMNMELKEVVVKLQEELEHFRIASHQASEDEGDIEDMVQRELQVSARLDKQIMSAIESETEESGGTKRRIERHACNSLDIEPVDQAKQEKIAQKYNDVRLKLKQANKSNEELTKLKDDLEIVVDMLKSQVTEYENRILQIKSDLEEESGTVTRLNEELAKEKDMSRHLRIRYEREQTANHQAQKHDSELITTLRMKIEASLDAEEKLRSQLSDIRRDHKRIETELNTVKEKLKNQKVADTVGLKEQYLQEMVEAEQKKYVTVAEKCEKEERKNVELADSIRRIVNEKSKYERELEMLNDDREKLASKLALVEGIKEHLETDLKRTRDELRAREGECEWLQKRIDTITEAEAKRQQQRTDEHNELKSLRREVANAREVMVDLEADMSHLKKQLAKSHEKQEQYIQCIETQRVTLADLMKKLTSAQDEEKRLKDVINDMQNDLQMSVKRELELTSELQRERLCGEKNVPVKFVQKIQDLNESLQKHLNEKSILHDKLARAREDKEQLLARVRILEQNQSTNTAGAMSGEMVEKLQHFYGKFLRTDSRRKALAYQKRYLLCVVGGYQLSEENTLSVLAQLTLVQREHTTNRNNKKSPRVRFRCAALAIISIRRMKWLIGRWRTGRRIGANAVLGNPDQSFIMLRKTSSNNHSPPVRDRPSNLRDGGLGGFPLEHFIDRFVSIEKKMDHALIDVGQLTSD; translated from the exons ATGGACGAGGACGAAAAACGGCAACGCGCTTTGGAGGCTGGCCGGGAAATG CTTGCTAAATACAAAGCGGAACGATTGTACAGTGCTCACAACAGTAGCGGTAATCAATCGGCTGAGCCGTCAGATGCAGAATCTTCACGCAACGAGGCCCAGGTGCGATCTACAGAAACACGGGGTGCTAACGTCAGT ATGAACGTGTCATTGAGAGATTTAACTCATAGCAGTGTTAGTATGAGCGAAGGAGAGGGTGAAGGTGACTTGGAAGGAATGGCAGGAAGAGTAGCAGAGCTGGAAGAATTACTTGAAGGGAAAGAGGCGGTAGTGGAGGCTCTTAATGctgagattgaaaatttaagggGTGAAGCATCATCTCCAAATTCATCACAAAGTCGTGCTAGTAGTATTAATTATAAGGATCTTGTGCTAACTTATCACGCCAAGCTTCAAGAGTTTGAAAGAGCTGTCAATCAACGTGACAATCTCATTGAAGATTTAACCGCATCTCTGGAACAAACACTTTCAGCTAGAGACTATCTGTTGACTCAGGTAAATACCTTGAATGCAATGCAGTTGGAGCAGCGAACCACTCCAGTTGAAGACATCGAACCATTtcatgtgaaaattgaaaaattagagAATGAGTTAGCGAATCAAAAAATGCTAACAGAGGAGTTTAAATTGCAAATGAATAAGTCCAACGAAGATAGGAAGAAGTTGGAAATGGAAAGTGAAACACAGAAGGCTGAAATAAACGACTACAAGCTTCAGATTAATCAGTTGAATGAAAGAATTCGCATCGGAGCAGCAGAAAACAATTTGAACATTACAGAAACATTAGAGCAGCAGAAACAATACGAAGCTCGTGTTGACAAAATTAAACGGGACATGCAAATAATTTTAGAGAAATTTACGACTGAAACTAAGGCAAATGCAGAAAAGCACCAAAATGAGTTGAAG GAGTTGTCGTCATCTCATAGCAACGAATTGAGTCGGGTTAAGGAGGATTACAAAAAACAGTTAAAACTAGTGATAGAAGAAAATAGAACCTTGTCCGATCATTTAAACAGAGATTTGCCAGATCTTGAAACTAGACATGCTAAAGAACTATCTGTATTTCAAACACAGCTAACAACCTACAAAAAAACTGTTGAAGCATTGAAATTGGAGTTGGTTAACCACTCCGAAGCACAGAGAACAGCCCAGGCTGAAGTTGTATTGTACAAGTCCCGCGTTGAGGATCTTACCTTACAGATGGAGGCGAATCGTCGTCAGCATTCATTGAAGAGTAAGGCGGAAAAGGAAATGTTGCAGGAGCAAATAAAGCTGCATAAAATTCAGCTTGATGAAATAACTTCGAAATATGTGGCTGCTTCTAGTGTATTAGAATCCAAGGAGAGCATCGAACGATCTCTAGAGCAAGCTCTGACAAATGTAACCGTCCTGAAGCAGGATAATGAGGCactaaaattcaaattggatGATCTCTCAGCGAAATATTCGGCAGCGCAATCGCTCATAGAGAATAGCCAAGTTCACGAGAGATCTATGAGCAGCAAAATAtttgatttggaaaaatcaTTGTCAAGATTCAGCGGAGTCAGCTTCAACACAGGAAGCGAGTTCAACGAAACCACCTACCAAACCTTCGACGAAGTCGCTTTACAGTTTCAAATGACGAAACAGAGATTGGAGGAAAAAGCATTGATGGAAAAGCAATTAGTTGAGAGGATCAATGGATTGGAAAATGATGTTTCCAAGACTACTGAAGACTTGGTACAGGCTAATGAGAGATTGGAGAAAACTACTCAAGAGTTGCATAAAGTCAATCAGGAGTTGGAAAAGACAAATCAGGTGAATCGGACGTATGAGAAACAGTTGAACGACTTGAAAAATTCCCAAGACAAAAGTAAGGGCAAGTTGGATCAAGTGGATGAGACAACTCCTGGTTCGACCGAACTTTTCCAAGGTTCGTTGTACTTTGGACAAGATGAGGAAACACCCAAGGAAATTACAGATTTGCCAAAGGGAGCGAAATCTGGCGAAGTGCAACTTTTGAAAGATAAAATTGAGTTGTTcgaacgtgaaaataaaaacttacAAAATCAGCTTGATCAATTAAAGAACGATAAACTTGAATGcgctaaaaaaattattgcgctaaatgaaaaattgaaagaatctGAGGAGGAGTCTGCCCAATTGAAGAAAGGACTTGCAGCTGCTTGGGAACAATGTGCAGAGGTTGAGGAAAAGCTGAATCAAACCTTGGCTGCCAACGAAAGTTGCCTTAACGAATCTGCATTGAATATCTCGATTCAGGACAGCAAATTGCCAGATCAATTGGAAACTATAAATGACTCTGCTCGGGCACAGGAAATATTAGATAAGATGGATGTCAAGTTGATTGAAAAAGGTGTGCAAGCAGAAGTGACTAATATTCAAgacttggagaaaaaaattgatgactTGAACACGGAAAAAGCAGCCATTgtcaaagaaaatgaaaacctAATTAAGCTTCAGAGGAATTACGAAGAAGTAAGTGAGAAATTGGAGAAATTACAGCAAAATTTCGACAAACTTCAGCAGGAGAGACAGAGgttaattgaagaaaatgaatatttaaccAATAAGCAATCAAAAGAAGATATAAATAGTCTCCaattggaaatagaaaaattgacgaaagaAAAGGAGTCACTTGTAAACGAAAAGATTGCCCTGATTAAGCAGAATGAAGGGTTGATAGAAGAACATGCCAAAGAAATGGATGAAATTAAAGCACAAACAGTAAACGATGTACAGAAATTGAAGTCGCTTTCGCTTGGGACGAGTGACAATGCATTGAGCTTGAGCGATTTGAAAGCCGAACTCGAGACTCGTCATTCCAAGGAAATGGAAGAACTAAGGACATACTTTGAGCAAAAATGTTTACAGATGGAAAAACAGTATTCTGAAGAGGTATTCAGTCAGCAGTCAAAGAAAATGTCTGACAACGACAGCGAGATAGAAGAATTAACTGACGATCTGTACTTTGGCGGTGGTGGCGACTGTCTAAACGTTTTGGATGTTCCTGGGCGAAGTTCAAAGACAGATAGCGAACTTAAGAGCAAAATTGATTCTAATGAGGATGAGAATATCGCAAAATCAATGGCGGAAGGCTCAGAAAAAGTCGCCTCGATACAGCAGGAGCTGTTCTTGAAAGTTGAGGAACTTGAGAAACTGAAATCAGAGTACGAGGAAAAGCTGGTTGAACAACAAAAACTGCATAACAGCATGGTGCAGAAGCTGTCGGAACGAACCGAAAAACGAGGACTAATCAAACTGGTCAATCAG CCATGTCAAACGGACTTGGATCCAATTGCTGTGGAAAGTGGCGAATTGACCGAATTGAGAGCTGCCTACAGTCACCAGTTAGAGGAACAGGTCGCGTTGGCCAAGCTTGACATCGTCAACGCACTCCAGGAACAGATTCAG CGTGACATCGGCATTATGCAGGCATTGCTGTCAGCTGATGAAACAGATGCTCAGCAGAGTTGGCCTGCAGAACTGCTCGAGCTACGTGACAAATTCACTGATGGTTCTAAACGTGAAATCCAAGAACTCAAAGAGCAGCACATTGCTGAATTGGCCCGGCTTAAGGAAGAACACACACGTCTTTTAAACCGAACTATCGAACGCCATGAAGACGAATTGACGAAAATTAGGGTGGCATCCAGAGGTGGTGGAAAAACGGGTTCAGAAGACGGAAATTTGAGTTCGGAAAATGTTCTGATTAGAGAAAG GGACAATTTACATAAGACCTGTTTGACACTGAAAAATCTTGTAACAGAGTTGATCAATTACTTTACAATGTGCGAAGAAGAGGTAAACAATACTCTAATATCTGAGGTACTGAAAACGCAGTTGTCAAAGTCCATGGAAATGAAAGACGATCAAGAAGAAACGTCGACGAAAGAAACTGGAGATAAAACTGAAGATTTCCAGAACACCACGTGCCCTGCGGAAAAACAGACTCCTTCTAAACCCAcagttacaaaaattaaaagagtTCATTTCGCGCCTAGGTATTCAGGCATCCAAACGCTGATGAACGACGATAATACCTTGTTCGAATTAATAGAAAGGGATAAAGACGTTACCCACGAGTTGAAAGTTGAGTTGGACAATTGTTTAGATCGACTAAAATCAGAGGCCGCCCAAATATTGGGAGTATCATCGACACCTGAAGAATCTAAAATCGATATGCTTGCGAAGCAAGTTTTGTGGTCGAGCAAAGTGAACGAAGAGCTTGGTGTGAAATTCGAGGAGGCTGAAAATATGATATTCAACTACGAGCAAGAAAACGAACATCTGAAAGTGAAAATTCACGAGTTACAGCTCAAGTTAACTTCTAtagaaaacaagaaagaaatcaTCAGCGAAGGTTATGGCGAACATGAGGAGTCGGGTGTCGACGTTACGACGGAGAATTTATCCCAACTTCAAGAAAGAG TGAGAACTGTGATATCAAACGGAGGTGGCGAAAATTCCTACCTGTTGCAGTTAATCGAAGATTTGTGCAGACAAGGGGACAAAGCTGCAGATGAAGcgaagaaggagaaagaagACTTGCAGTTGcag CAGGTATCTTTTGACCCTACTCCTCCCCCATACATTCACAGGGTTTGCTGCCGAAAG ATCGAAGCAGCGGATAAACAGTTGCGTGCTACGCGTAAGTTCCTTGAGGAACAAGCCGGCGAACGAGAAGCTGAAAGAGACGAAGCAGCTCGTAAAATTGAAGTGCTTATTGAGCAGCTTAGAGAAAAGGATCGCGAAAAGGAACGTGATCAACGTATCACCTCAGAG TCTTCGCTATCGCCTGTACCACCATCAACTTATGCAGTCACCCGCGTGCTTCGTCCAACTGACATCGAAGCAACC GTGGAAGCTCTTGAATCCCAGATGCACGAGATGTCTTCTATGATGTCCGAGGCTGAGGCGCGAAAGTCTGAGGTTGAGAGCGAATTGAAGGCAGCTATTGACAAGATATGGGTATTGCGAGATATTATCACTGACTTGGAACAGCAGGTTCAAGCAAAAACGGAACGTGAAGATGCTCTGCAGACCCAGATCAATCAGATGGAAGAATTGATCAATGTACAAACTAAAAATCAACAGGAACTTGCCCAAGAATTAGACGCGATTAAAATGGGCAGCGAGAATGTTCATTTGAATGAGCACATCGATCATCTTCAA GAGGAACTTAGAAAGCACAAATTGAGCACCGAACACTTCGACGTTAATTCGTTGGCTATGAAACAGATCAAATTGGAATTACGCGATATGGACGTACAATTGGACAAGAGAATAAAAGATCTGGAAGCACTGCACATGTGCGGTTCTAACTTGAGCCTAAGCCAGCCCAGCGAGGACGTGTCTGTTAGAGAACAGATTGATGCTTCTCGATGCCCAACGCCAGACGATCCTCAATCGCCTCCTACCTTGCCGCTCGATCATATTCttaaactgaaagaaaaaatgataaaacacgGTAGAGCCGAAGAGGTCGCCTTCAGGAGAATTAAGGACCTGGAAATGCAGATGACGGCTCTGAAAAATCAGAACGAA GAACTACAGGCTGAGCAAGAAATATTACAGCAAACTAATTCAGAACAATTGTTCCAAATTGAAGCTATGCGTGGTCGATTGGAACAGCAGAAACAGAGTGCTCCTTTTGCTCAGAGACAGGCTACTTCACGCTTGGAATTACAGTTACATGAAGTGAACGCCAAAGTTCACTCCTTGGAACGCGAAGTAGCTGATAAGGATTTACAG ATAAAAGATACTGAAATGCGATTGGAGAGAGCGAATAAATTGTTGCTTGAAAAAGAAGGTGAGATTGCAAGCGTTGTTCAAGTCGAGAACAATACTATTCAGAAGCTTCGAGATCGTCTAGAAGTCAttgaaggagagaaaaaattgttggag GAAAAAGTTGGATCACAGGAGCGAGTTCAGCAAGAGTTACCACAGTTGCTTGACTCGATGCTGGAGgataaaaatgaggaaattgATCACCTCAAAGATCAACTAtctaaaaaggaaaaacaattaGAAATATACTTGTCGTTGAATTTGGATGAAAGTCAGTTGAAAGAATTGATGAAGCAAGCTGAGCCAAAGAACAGCGCTCGTACATTGAGCGATAttctttcaattaattcaGAGTGTGAAGAATTCCCAGAAGCTATCAGAGAACATGTTAATCTGACGCAAACCTTGCCATAcaatatttccaatttacgAACTGCTGGTGATGCTAGCCAGTTGAAATACGTCAGCCAGATATCCCCGATGGTTATGATTGAGCCGAATAAAACTAGCACTGATGTTCCTCGACTGGAGTTACACTCCCAGTCTCGTAGCTTGTCAGAAAGTTGCATACCTCGTTCTCATAGCTCGACCGGTGTTGAATTAGTTCGCAGTGTATCCGAATCTAAGTCGCCGACAAATGAGGAAAATGATGGTTCGAACCACGAGAATCTGAGATCTCGTAACGTCATAGAGAACGAAGCAAATGATGAAAATCTCTCGGTGGAACGATTGTCCATGGAAACTGGTGAGTCTGGTGTATTCAAGGAGGGCGAAACCTCGGCTGAGGGAATAAACGAAAGTGCTAATCAGTGTCCAAGACATGGGAATAGATCAAACGAGTCGCTGAGTCCACGCAAATCCGGTGAAGAGTCAAATCAGAGACTTATTCAAGATATGGAGAATCAATTAAGGAAAGTGAAAGAAGAACTCGAAATTAAGTCAAAGAAATTGACAGAACGAGAAACGGAACTGAACACCATGCAACATGATCTGCTTGAGCTGCGTACGGAATTGAAAGAAACCATAGAAACCCTGACGtgggataaatttttctacaaagaACAGTTTGAATTGGCTCAAGCTTCggaaagtaaaataaagagTGACTTGTtggaagttgaaaataatctcAAGTTTAAGACAGAGGAACTCATAGAATACAAGGGTAAAATGCAGACAAACGAGAAAATTATCACCGAgctaaaaaaggaaaattcaaGGATGATTGAAGAGTTTGATGAGAAATTAAAGACACAACTCAAGAAGATTGATGTTACCTTGCAGGAAAAAGCTCAAGagttgaaaaacttgaaggaaattattttcgagaaaGATATTACCATTGAAACACTTGGGACTCGTAATATTgagatagaaaatgaaaacaaacagTTGTACGAGTACAAAACTAGGTTTGAAACTTGCAGAGAAGAACTATCCAACTGTCAGATCGAAGTTCAAAGATTAACCGAAGGATTAAACAACAGAGATTTGCTTATAAGAAGACTGGAAGATATGGCGAGACGATCAAGCCTCTCGGGTGCTTCTTCGCCCAGTGAAAATAAAGACCAAGAAATTCATCATCTGCAAGAGCACCTTAAGGAAAAAGATAAAGTTATCAGACAGATGAGTGACGACAGTAAAAGTTTGCAAAGAGCTTTGGAAACAATACAGAATAAAATGAAGGAGTCCGGAAATGTTGTTGAattaagaaagaaattgaaagatgaaagaaaaatgaatatggAACTAAAGGAGGTGGTTGTAAAACTACAGGAAGAACTCGAACATTTTAGAATTGCCTCACATC AAGCATCTGAAGACGAGGGCGATATAGAGGACATGGTCCAAAGAGAATTACAGGTGTCTGCTCGGCTAGACAAACAAATAATGAGCGCTATTGAGAGTGAGACAGAAGAGAGTGGTGGAACCAAAAGGCGAATTGAAAGACACGCTTGCAACTCCTTGGATATAGAGCCGGTTGATCAGGCCAAGCAAGAAAAAATCGCTCAAAAATATAACGACGTCCGCTTAAAACTTAAACAAGCCAACAAATCAAACGAGGAACTAACTAAGTTGAAAGACGATTTAGAAATCGTGGTTGATATGCTTAAATCCCAAGTTACAGAGTATGAAAATCGTATCTTACAAATAAA ATCTGACTTGGAAGAAGAGTCTGGAACAGTAACAAGACTGAACGAAGAActtgcaaaagaaaaagacatgAGTCGACATTTGAGAATACGATACGAAAGAGAACAAACTGCTAATCACCAGGCTCAGAAGCACGATTCGGAATTGATCACG ACGTTAAGAATGAAGATAGAGGCGTCACTGGAtgcagaagaaaaattacgCTCGCAGTTATCGGATATCAGACGTGATCATAAGAGAATAGAAACGGAATTGAATACTGTCaaagaaaagttgaagaatCAGAAGGTGGCTGACACAGTTGGTCTCAAGGAGCAGTACCTTCAAGAAATGGTTGAAGCAGAGCAGAAAAAATACGTCACTGTTGccgaaaaatgtgaaaaagaagaaaggaagaaCGTGGAACTAGCCGACAGTATACGAAGAATAGTAAATGAGAAAAGTAAATATGAAAGGGAACTCGAAATGCTGAATGATGATAGAGAAAAGTTGGCTAGTAAACTCGCTTTGGTCGAGGGAATCAAAGAACATCTTGAAACAGACTTGAAAAGGACTAGAGATGAGTTGAGAGCAAGAGAAGGGGAATGTGAGTGGCTACAGAAGAGAATCGATACAATCACTGAAGCTGAAGCAAAGAGACAGCAACAAAGAACTGACGAACACAACGAATTGAAGAGCCTCAGGCGAGAAGTTGCCAATGCGCGAGAAGTTATG gTCGATCTGGAAGCGGACATGTCTCATTTGAAGAAACAATTGGCCAAGTCGCACGAAAAACAAGAGCAATACATTCAATGCATTGAAACACAGCGAGTCACTTTAGCTGATTTAATGAAAAAGTTAACTTCAGCacaagatgaagaaaaaagactGAAAGATGTAATTAATGATATGCAAAATGACCTGCAAATGAGTGTAAAAAGAGAACTAGAGCTTACCAGTGAATTACAGAGGGAGAGACTTTGTGGCGAGAAAAACGTGCCGgttaaatttgtacaaaagaTTCAG GATTTGAACGAGAGTCTGCAGAAGCATTTGAACGAGAAAAGTATCCTCCATGACAAACTAGCAAGAGCTCGAGAAGACAAAGAGCAGCTATTAGCTCGAGTAAGAATTTTGGAACAGAATCAATCGACGAATACCGCAGGTGCCATGAGCGGAGAAATGGTGGAAAAG cTTCAACACTTTTACGGAAAATTCCTACGAACTGATAGCCGTCGAAAAGCGTTGGCATACCAAAAGCGTTATCTGCTCTGCGTAGTGGGCGGATATCAGCTTTCGGAGGAAAATACTCTCTCCGTTCTCGCTCAGCTGACGTTAGTACAGCGGGAGCACACCACAAATCGTAACAATAAGAAATCACCAAGGGTGAGATTCAGATGCGCAGCCCTGGCGATTATCAGTATCCGCAGAATGAAGTGGCTGATCGGACGGTGGCGAACGGGGAGAAGAATTGGCGCTAATGCGGTTCTCGGTAATCCTGACCAGTCGTTTATCATGTTGCGAAAAACATCGTCTAACAATCATTCACCGCCTGTTCGAGACAGGCCGTCCAACCT GAGGGACGGCGGTCTCGGAGGTTTTCCACTTGAGCACTTCATAGATCGTTTTGTAAGTATTGAAAAGAAGATGGACCATGCTTTGATAGACGTCGGTCAGCTGACCTCAGACTAA